The Pleurodeles waltl isolate 20211129_DDA chromosome 6, aPleWal1.hap1.20221129, whole genome shotgun sequence genome has a segment encoding these proteins:
- the GPR21 gene encoding probable G-protein coupled receptor 21 has translation MNSSSWHGDNSSHPFCLLGITYFETIHFCILEAVIILFLTVLIISGNLIVIFVFHCAPLLNHHTTSYFIQTMAYADLLVGVSCLLPSFSLLHHLTVLPEMVLCKVFGFVVSVLKSVSMTSLAFISVDRYLAITKPLTYNTLVTACRLRACILLIWAYSCLVFLPSFFGWGKPGYHGDVFQWCANSWDTNAYFTSFIVVMLYAPAASVVCFTYFNIFRICQQHTREINERRVRFSSQDGDSTESQPSPDKRYAMVLFRITSVFYILWLPYIIYFLLESSGAYSNHVASFVTTWLAISNSFCNCVIYSLSNSVFQKGLKRLSGVICASCPRRAECKDPSVHATKRPADAHSI, from the coding sequence ATGAACTCTTCCTCCTGGCATGGGGACAACAGCAGCCATCCTTTCTGCCTCCTGGGAATCACCTATTTCGAGACAATTCATTTTTGCATCTTGGAAGCAGTCATCATCCTTTTTCTGACAGTTCTGATCATTTCCGGGAACTTAATAGTCATTTTTGTATTTCATTGTGCCCCTCTGCTGAATCATCATACCACTAGCTATTTCATCCAAACAATGGCTTACGCCGACCTTCTGGTGGGCGTCAGCTGCTTGCTACCTTCCTTCTCCCTTCTTCACCACCTTACTGTCCTACCCGAGATGGTCCTGTGCAAGGTCTTTGGATTTGTGGTATCTGTTCTCAAGAGCGTGTCCATGACCTCCTTGGCTTTTATCAGTGTGGATCGATATCTGGCCATCACAAAACCTCTGACTTACAACACGTTGGTGACTGCCTGCAGGCTCAGGGCCTGTATTCTTCTCATCTGGGCCTACTCCTGCCTGGTCTTCCTGCCCTCTTTCTTTGGCTGGGGAAAGCCTGGGTATCACGGAGACGTATTCCAATGGTGCGCAAACTCTTGGGACACAAATGCCTATTTCACATCCTTCATCGTGGTGATGCTGTACGCACCGGCTGCTTCTGTCGTCTGCTTCACTTACTTCAACATTTTCCGCATCTGCCAGCAGCACACAAGAGAGATCAATGAGAGACGTGTGCGATTTAGTTCCCAGGATGGTGATTCCACTGAGAGCCAACCAAGCCCAGACAAACGTTATGCCATGGTCTTGTTTCGCATCACcagtgttttttatattttgtggTTGCCCTACATAATATACTTTTTGCTCGAGAGCTCAGGTGCTTACAGCAATCATGTTGCTTCATTTGTGACCACCTGGCTGGCCATAAGCAACAGCTTCTGTAACTGTGTTATCTACAGCCTGTCTAACAGCGTCTTTCAGAAAGGACTCAAGCGACTGTCTGGGGTAATCTGTGCATCCTGCCCAAGACGGGCAGAGTGCAAGGATCCTTCAGTTCATGCCACCAAAAGACCAGCTGATGCCCACAGCATCTAA